TTAATTTAGTTTTGAATCAGCGTGGAACTCATCTGCTGTGGGAATTATCCTTCTTAAGAATAACGCAAGAATCACTTCTGAACGGTGTCACTTTTGGTCTCTCATTTGTGAATTTGTTGTGGGCATTTTATTTATACGACGCCTTAGTACGTGTTAAAACAGTCTTTGAACTGTTATCAAGTGTTTTTCAAAGTATCGCTATAATTTTTATTCTAACAATTCAATTCATTCCCAGAATCGTACAACTTTATACCGAAACTAAGATTTTACGACTATTTCGAGTGAGTCAAAAGCAATCAGGAGTTAAATACACGATAAATTTAACAGAAAATGTTTTGAATAAGGCTATTGCCAATTTCATGAATGTCTCTGATACCTTGATTTTGCGCGGATTTCATAATCGGAAAAAGAAATTGGGAAAAGTAGAATTTCAAAAGCTTGATGGGATCATTTTAGGTATACTTTTTATAGCAATAATATTTAACTTAGTTTTGACGACTATTCAATTTCCGCAAAAAGAAATAATACTTATGGTCACTAATTTTTGTTTGATTATTTTGCCAATCTTAGTAGGAGGGATGGATTATTTATGGTGGAAATTTTACGGTTCGAAGACTACAGCTTCAAATATAATAACAGCCAAAAATTATCGCTGAAAAAAATTGATCTCTCCATTCGAAAAGGCGAATTCTTAGTTCTGATCGGAGAAACTGGCAGTGGCAAGAGTACGTTGTTGAAACAATTGCTGGCAGATCTGGTAGTGGGGACAAAAACTAGTGGTCGGGTGGTAACTGATTTAGCTTTGAATAATAATAATTTTTCCTACGTATCACAATTTGTCGACAATCAGATGATAATGGAAACGCCACGAGATGAGTTGAAATTTGTTTTAGATAACCAAGGCTGTACTCAAAATGAGATTCAACTGAGAATTACAGAAATAGCTAGCTATTTAGGAATTATTGACTTGTTAGATGTTGAAGCCAAGCATTTATCTGGTGGACAGAAACAATTGGTTAATCTGGCCAGTGCCTTGATTTTGAAACCGAAAGTGTTGTTGTTAGATGAGCCCACTTCACAGCTAGATCCGATTGCCTCAGAGAAATTGATGCAGATGATTCATAAAATAAATGAAGAGTTAAATGTCACAATTTTATTGGTTGAGCACGAATTAGAGTATGCAATTAAATTTGCCAATAGAATTTTGGTAATGGATGACGGTCAATTGATAGAAAATCAGCCTGTAAGAGACGGCTTAAAAGCTATTTATCAATTACCACGATTTAAAAATTATTTGACCCAAGTTGATCGGTTAGCACTGGAATTAAATTTGTCCGATGAACTGCCCTTGAGTAATAAGAGAGTCGGTCAATTAGTTCAAAAAAATTTGCAACAGTTGGTGCTTTCACCACAAATAAAGCCAAACACTAAAACTAAGGATGTTTTGAATGTTAAAAAAGTCAGTTTCCACTTCGATTTCAATGGACGTGAAGTAGTTGATAACGTTTCATTTGAACTACAGCAGGGACGCTCATATTGTGTAATTGGACCCAATGGCATGGGGAAGACGACACTTATGAAAGTGATGACGAAGCAATTGTCATCGCAGTCCGGTCAAATACGATTTCTGGGTAAAAAGTTACAAGCAGACTTTTATCAAAAGGCATTCGTTTTGCCACAGAATCCCGCAACTTTATTCATGAAGGACACGGTAGCTGAAGAAATAAATTATCAATTGCAGGAGAGTCGGAGTAAGCAATCACTCAATTCTATTTTAGAGAAATTTTCTTTACAAGGATTAGAAGAGATGAGTCCGTACGATTTAAGCGGTGGTCAACAAGAATTCTTAGCATTGGCATTAGGTTTCATTAAGAATCCCTTAATACTATTTTTAGATGAGCCGACTAAAGGACTTGATCCCAATAAACGGATTGAATTAGGCAAAATGTTACAAGCATTTCAAAAGCAAGGTGGAACTATTTTTACTAATAGTCACGATTTGTTATTTGCGGCACGGTATTTTGATCGAGTTGCGATGATGTTTGATGGTAAGATCAGTCAATTTGCTGAGCCGACTGAGTTTTTTAAAGACAAGTTTTTTTATACAACTGAAATCAACAAGGCTGTTCGGGATACTTTCCCTACGGCTTTAACTTGGGAGGATATTAAGAGACGTGAATCGTAAATCAATTTTATTATTAATTTTATCAATTATAGTTTTAGGATTAATGGCAGTTATTTCCAATAAGAATTATTTATTAGTGTACTTTGCTTTTTTGATCTTAACTTTTGGGATTTACTTTTGGAAATTTGAAAAAACAGCTCACAGCTCACGAGAAATCGTCTTTATTGCAATAATTTGTGCTTTGGCAGTCGTTGGACGAATCATTTTTGCGGCGATTCCATCAGTTAAGCCAGAATTGTTTATTTTAATTCTAGGAGCGATCGTCAGTGGACCTGAAACTGGTTTTTTAATGGGGACGATCATTGCCTTGGCTTCTAACATGTATTTTGGTCAAGGTGCTTGGACGCCATGGCAGATGTTTGCTTTGGGAATCATTGGGCTAGTTTCAGGCTTGATGCAAAACAAAGATATAGCTATTTGGAAGTTGACCATTTGGGGTTTTCTTACAGGATTCTTGATGGGGTGGATCATGGATATTTACTATATTATCGGTTTTGTAAATCCTATCAGTTTGAAGAGTGTCGTGACTTCAATTGCAGCAAGCTTTTACTTTGACTTCGTCCATGCTATTTTCACAGCAGTATTAGTTCTTATAGTGGGGAAACGCTGGATGAAATTGTTCAATCATTACAAACAGAAATATAATTTATTCCAATAAAATAAGTCAGGCAATCTATTTTGATTACCTGACTTATTTACTTATATAATTTAAGGTATTAATAGGTAGATCCAAGCTCCAACGGCACCACCAGCCAATGGTCCTAGAATAGGTACCCAGCTGTATGCCCAATCGGAGTCACCCTTGTTAGCAATCGGTAAGATTTGATGGGCAATTCTTGGTCCGAGGTCTCGGGCAGGGTTGATGGCATAGCCAGTTGTCCCACCGAGTGAGAAACCAATAGCAGTAATCAAGAGTCCCACCACGATTGGATTAAGCCCTTGAGTAAATTTGCCTCTAGTGAAAGCTAATAATGCAAAGACTAAAACAAAAGTTCCGATGAATTCACTGATGAAGTTCATTGGATAGTTTCTAATTGCTGGTTCAGTAGCGAAAACACCTAGAATTGCTTGTGAGTCATCAGTTTCTTTCCAATGTGGATAGTAATTGATCCAAACGATTGTAGCTCCTACGATTGCCCCTAAAGTTTGTGCAATGATATAAGGAACTACGTATGACCAATTAAAGACACCCGCAATTGCCATTCCCAGAGTAACGGCTGGATTTAAATGAGCTGGACTCAAAAAAGCAGAGCAGTATACTCCTAAAGTAACAGCTAATCCCCAACCTAAAGCAATGGCTACCCATCCGGCACCTTGAGCTTTAGATTTGTTCAAACTGACGGCGGCAACAACCCCATCACCTAAAAGAATCAAGATCATCGTACCAATAAATTCACCGATTAATTGTAACGTTAAACTATCGTGCATAAATTTTCCTCCCAATTAACTATGTCGACGCTTACATATTTTGATTATACATAGATACCGGAAAGAAAGCGAAAAAAACCTATCTCAAAAGTATTATTTGTTGGTATGATTTACACAAGAATAATTTTAAGGAGCTTATAAAATGAAGATATATACGCGAACAGGCGACAAAGGCAAGACAAGAATTATTGGAAATGACGTTTTGTATAAGTCAGCTCCAAGAATTGAATCTTATGGAACAATTGACGAATTAAATTCACTTGTAGGAGTAATAATTGCTAATCTATCAGATAAGACAATTATTTTAAAAGATGAACTTCAAGAGATTCAACAATTGTTGTTTGACTGTGGAACTGATCTAGCTATTTCTCCTAAGGATAAAAAACATGAATTCATTTTTACCGATGATAATAAAGCAGTCGATTGGTTAGAAAAGAAAATTGATGAATATTCTGATAAAGTTCCGGCGACACAAAAATTCATTTTACCTGGAGGTTCTAAAACCGCTGCTAATTTGCATTTAGCACGAACGGTTACTCGCCGAGCTGAGCGTCAAATAGTGGCTCTGTTACAAGAAGAACCAATCAATGATTATGTTTTGAAGTTCATTAATCGTTTATCTGATTACTTCTTTGCGGCTGCACGTTTCAGTAATGTATTAGATGGAGTAGAGGATATTCAGTATCGTAATAGTAAGCCGGTTTTCAGATAGAGCAATAAAATTTTTTTAGATGGAGGAAGATAAATGCGTTCAGAAAAAGAAAAAATGCTGGCAGGGGATTTGTACGTCGCTAATGATCCTGAGTTGAGAAGTGATTTTAAAAAGGCAAAGAAGTTATTGCGTGAATACAATCAGACTACCGAAGATCAAGGAACTCGCCGCCAAGAGATTCTAAAGGATTTGTTTAAAAAGACCGGTAATAAATTACCATCAATCACGCCGCCTTTCTATACTGATTATGGTTGTAATACCGTAATTGGGGATGACTTTTATGCTAATTATGAATGTATTATCTTAGATATTGCGAACGTTAAAATCGGTGATAATGTAATGTTTGGACCTAGAGTTGGTCTTTACACAGCAGGACATCCCATTGACAAAGTGATTAGGAATGAACATTTTGAATACGGCAAGCCGATTGAAATTGGCGATAATGTTTGGATCGGTGGCAACGTCGTGGTTAATCCGAATGTTAAAATTGGCAATAACGTTATTATCGGTTCTGGTTCTATCGTAACTAAAGATATTCCAGATGATGTGGTAGCAGTAGGAAATCCTTGCAGAGTCTTGAGAAAGATAGACGATAACGATAAAAAATATTGGGAATCAGAAAAAGCTAGATATTTTGAAAATTAGAAAATAATAAAAAAGCTAGGTAATCAAATTACAATTGCCTAGCTTTTTTAGATTAATTCATACATTAAATGTAGGGGGGAGGATAACCAAATATCTCCTATTTGATTATAGATACATCCTACCAACTACTTATGAATTTAGTATTTAGGAATTTTGATAAAGATTTAAAGTAAATGTGAAGAATTAGTGACGCAAATCAAAGAGTTCTTCCAAATGGCTTAGAACACCTTGTTGATTGTTGTCGACCGTTTGGTAAGGAGCAGTTTTTAAAACAATTGGACTAGCGTTTTTCATAGCGACCCCGTGACCGACAAAACGAAGCATTTCCAAATCATTGCCGCCATCGCCGAAAGCACACATTTGTTCAGGCTTGATTGATAATTTTTCCGCAAGATACAAAAGACCAGTAGCCTTATTGACTTGTGCTTGAATAATATCAATATCGCCGTGACCACTAGTTACGATTGAAACACTGGGACCAATCGCACTACTAAGCTTTTCCATGTATTCTTCGGTTTCATCTTTAGGACAATCAACTGAGAATTTTAAAATTTTATCGTTCAGATTGGCAAAATTACTGACACGCTTAGTTTTGGGGAAGTAGAATTTAGTCATCTCGTAGTAATCCTTCGGAACTGATTCCAAGACGTAAGCTGACTTTTGACCACAAACGACATAATTAATGTGTTCGATATTTTCAAGAGCGTCAATAATCTTTTCGACAAGTGACTGTGGAAAATTCCAGGTCTTAAAAATTTCTTGATGACTTCCGACCAGAGCACCATTCTCGGCTACAAAGAGTGTTTGCGGGTAATCTTTGAAGAAATTTTTGAGTTGATAATATTGATTACCACTGGCAGAAACAAAGTAAATCTGATTTTTGACCATATAATCGTAAATTTTTGAGAATCTCTTATTGTCAAAATGTTTGTCATCATCTAAAAATGTTGCGTCCATATCTGTTGCAACTAATTTGATAGTCATAGTAATTCCTTTCGAATTGGGTATTAGAGGATTTTTATTAATCATTAAAAACCAATTTATCTAAAGCTTTTGCAATACCGTCATTGTCGTTACTGTCTGTCACATAGTCAGCACGTTCCTTAGCGACATCAGAGCCATTGCCCATAGCGATCGCGTGTCCCACGTAATCAAACATAGGTAAGTCATTTTGCTCGTCGCCAAAAGCCATTATTTCGTCTTTTTTAAAGCCAAGAATCTTTACTAGAGTTTCCAAACCAGTACCTTTATTGGCAGTTGGATTCATTATTTCAATAAAATTGTCACCGGCTCGAACAACATAATAGTCGTTACCAAATTGATCTTTCACTGGTTGTTCATATTGATCAAGTTGATCTTTTTCGCCAACAACAGCTACCTTAGTGATTTCAAAGTCGTCGGGGAAATCTTGGGGAGTCCTGACAAAGATACCAGCTTTATTTTCCCAAGCTTGAACGATTGTAAAACGGTTGATATTCTTGTCGGCTGTGTAAACGTTACTTTGATCATCTAAGAAATAATAAGGCATCTTTTTTTCAGTCGCAAAACCAACAATTTTCTTGAAACCTTGATTGTCGATAATCTTTCGAGAAAGGATATCGCCGGAAGCCGTTTCGACTAAACCACCGTTATAGGTAATAACGTATTGTTCTTTACCTGAAATATTTAATTCCTCAAGATAAGGGCTGACACCAGCTAAAGGACGTCCTGAACAAAGGACTACTTTAATTCCTTTATCTAAAGCTTTGTCGAGAGCCTTTTTAGTTGATGGTAAAATTTTATTCTGTGAATCCAGTAATGTATCATCAATATCTAATGCGATCAATTTTATACTCATATTAACTCCCTTTAAAATATTAACTAAGATTAAAGCAATTGTACCAAACGGATAAAACGTTTTCAATTTAAGCTAGAAAGGACGAATTATTTAGTCAATTTTAATAAAAATAATTATTATAATTTAGTCTTCTTGATATTTAAACACGATATATACTATTTATAGCAGGGATGAATGCGTTTTAATAAAAAGGAATGGCTAATACTATGATAAATAATAATTATAATATTGAATTGCGTCGACTCAATTTAATGAAGCCGGTTGACATTCCCCATTTAAGAAATGTTCAAATGATTGTCAAAGACCGGGTTGATTCACATACTTATGATCCAACCGTTTGGGAGCATATGAAAAAATTACGTAAAGAATCAGACTTGGTTGACGATTTATCAAAATTACGTGAGGGAACAAAGGCAACGGGGGTACCTGATATTCTAGCTCCAAAGGTTCAAGTCGAATTGAAGTATAGTAAAAAAATGGGACGAAACGTACCTTACTTAAAAATCTATCGTCAAAATGAAAAGAATACTTATCAAAAGGCACTGTTTTATGTGCATGGTGGAGCTTACTACGGCGGTTGTGCCAAAGACACTTTGCCATTTTTACGTTTATTAGCAACAAAATTCGAGGGAGTAATTTATAGCATTGATTATGGCTTAGCACCAGAATACCCTTATCCATTAGGGGTAGAGGATTGTTTATCTGTTTTAATTGAAGAGGCCAATCACTATACTCAAGTTTCTTTAGGCGGAGATTCCGCAGGTGCAGCTATAGCCTTAGGAGCTAGTCAGCTCTGTCAAAATATGGGGATTTGTTCGATATACAAACATGTTCTCTTTTATCCTACGGTAGTCCATGGATCAGATCATCAAGGTCCTTTGTGGAATGATCACTTGATTCCTATTAATCCAGGACAAAGAACCGTCTTACACAATAATTATCTTCAATTTAAACAATTAGATAAGATTATGACGAAATATTATTTGAATGGTCAAGATTATGATCTATCCTCACCAATACTTTCGCCATTGAAAGCTGATCCGTTAATGTTTAAAAAAATCTTAGTTTTGACAGGTGAATTTGATCCGTTCAGATTACAAGATGAAGCTTTCGCTCAAAAAGTTGGGATAGCAGGTTGTGAAGCTAAGTATATTCGTTACGGAGGACTAGCTCATGCATTCTTGAATTACGTTGGGCAAGTTCCAGCAGTTGAAGACGCTTTAGATGAATGTGCTAATGAATTAAATTAAAAATAAAAATATCTGTATCAGTTGGTGGAATCACTAACAGATACAGATATTTTTTTATTCAGTCAACATATTTTTCATATTTCTAAGTTTCTTGATTTCAAAATTCCAAGTACTTACCAGAACTAAGACGGAACCACTCCAAGCCAGCGGGTTGGCTAATGCGGCACCATAGAATCCAAAGAAGCGAATCAATACGATTCCGGCAAAGACTCTCATTAATAACTCTGCCACACCTGCAATAGTTGGGGCTTTTTGATTTCCCAAACCTTGTAGCGTGTATCTAACAATGAACAAAATTGAAAGGATGAAGTAGGTAGAACCGTTGAAGTAGTAGTAAATTTGAATTAAGTTCAAGACGTTTGTCTCACTGCCGTTCATAAATAGATGTGAAATTGAACGTCCAAATAATATTAAGAGAAATCCAATAACTAAACTGGAAATCACGGAGACTAGGATACCATCCTTAACACCTTTGAGGATACGATCGAATTTTCTAGCACCCATATTTTGAGCAGTGTAATTAACTAAGGCTAATCCAAAACTAAAGGCAGGTAAGGTAGCAATCTGTTCAACTCTGCCGGCAACTGTATAAGCAGCCACAGCGTTTGCTCCAAGTGTATTTAGCATGAATTGTAAAATAATTGAACCAATAGCGATGATTGATGATTGGAATCTCATTGGTAAACTTATGCTCAGCAATTCTTTAATTTCTCCCATATCAATCTTAAAGTCCTTATGAGACAGGATAAGATATGGAATGTGTCTTCTGATATAAAAGTAGAGGACAATAAAGGTAATTGTTTGAGCAACAACAGTTGCTAAGCCAGCTCCAGCCACACCCATGTGTAAATAGAGGATGAAGACTAATTCCAAAAGGATATTAAGAAGCGTACTTACGATTAGGAAAAATAGTGGTACACGGGAATCACCCAGAGCCCGCATGGTATTTCCTAGAAAATCAAAACCTACGAAAGAAAAAATTCCTGCAAAGATTATTTCCAAAAAGATAAATGAGTCATGCAGTAAAACTTTTGGCGTCTGCATTGCAATTAAGAGTGGATAAGCCACTAGTAAGGCGATGACTGTAAAGAAAACAATGATGAATAGTGAGATCATAATTCCTGATGCAAAGCTCTTTCTCACTCCGGCCTCATCGTGAGCACCATATTTTCTCGCGGTTAAAATTGTTAAACCACTGGTCATGCCTTGTGCAAAGCCGATCACTAATCCTGTTAACCCCCCAGTTGCACCAACACTAGCTAAAGCATTGACACTGATAGTTTTCCCAACAATTAAAGTATCAATGAAACTGTAAAATTGTTGGAAAAAGTTACCTAATA
This sequence is a window from Companilactobacillus alimentarius DSM 20249. Protein-coding genes within it:
- a CDS encoding cob(I)yrinic acid a,c-diamide adenosyltransferase, yielding MKIYTRTGDKGKTRIIGNDVLYKSAPRIESYGTIDELNSLVGVIIANLSDKTIILKDELQEIQQLLFDCGTDLAISPKDKKHEFIFTDDNKAVDWLEKKIDEYSDKVPATQKFILPGGSKTAANLHLARTVTRRAERQIVALLQEEPINDYVLKFINRLSDYFFAAARFSNVLDGVEDIQYRNSKPVFR
- a CDS encoding alpha/beta hydrolase fold domain-containing protein, translated to MINNNYNIELRRLNLMKPVDIPHLRNVQMIVKDRVDSHTYDPTVWEHMKKLRKESDLVDDLSKLREGTKATGVPDILAPKVQVELKYSKKMGRNVPYLKIYRQNEKNTYQKALFYVHGGAYYGGCAKDTLPFLRLLATKFEGVIYSIDYGLAPEYPYPLGVEDCLSVLIEEANHYTQVSLGGDSAGAAIALGASQLCQNMGICSIYKHVLFYPTVVHGSDHQGPLWNDHLIPINPGQRTVLHNNYLQFKQLDKIMTKYYLNGQDYDLSSPILSPLKADPLMFKKILVLTGEFDPFRLQDEAFAQKVGIAGCEAKYIRYGGLAHAFLNYVGQVPAVEDALDECANELN
- a CDS encoding ECF transporter S component — its product is MNRKSILLLILSIIVLGLMAVISNKNYLLVYFAFLILTFGIYFWKFEKTAHSSREIVFIAIICALAVVGRIIFAAIPSVKPELFILILGAIVSGPETGFLMGTIIALASNMYFGQGAWTPWQMFALGIIGLVSGLMQNKDIAIWKLTIWGFLTGFLMGWIMDIYYIIGFVNPISLKSVVTSIAASFYFDFVHAIFTAVLVLIVGKRWMKLFNHYKQKYNLFQ
- a CDS encoding Cof-type HAD-IIB family hydrolase, which gives rise to MTIKLVATDMDATFLDDDKHFDNKRFSKIYDYMVKNQIYFVSASGNQYYQLKNFFKDYPQTLFVAENGALVGSHQEIFKTWNFPQSLVEKIIDALENIEHINYVVCGQKSAYVLESVPKDYYEMTKFYFPKTKRVSNFANLNDKILKFSVDCPKDETEEYMEKLSSAIGPSVSIVTSGHGDIDIIQAQVNKATGLLYLAEKLSIKPEQMCAFGDGGNDLEMLRFVGHGVAMKNASPIVLKTAPYQTVDNNQQGVLSHLEELFDLRH
- a CDS encoding MIP/aquaporin family protein, whose amino-acid sequence is MHDSLTLQLIGEFIGTMILILLGDGVVAAVSLNKSKAQGAGWVAIALGWGLAVTLGVYCSAFLSPAHLNPAVTLGMAIAGVFNWSYVVPYIIAQTLGAIVGATIVWINYYPHWKETDDSQAILGVFATEPAIRNYPMNFISEFIGTFVLVFALLAFTRGKFTQGLNPIVVGLLITAIGFSLGGTTGYAINPARDLGPRIAHQILPIANKGDSDWAYSWVPILGPLAGGAVGAWIYLLIP
- a CDS encoding ABC transporter ATP-binding protein — protein: MVEILRFEDYSFKYNNSQKLSLKKIDLSIRKGEFLVLIGETGSGKSTLLKQLLADLVVGTKTSGRVVTDLALNNNNFSYVSQFVDNQMIMETPRDELKFVLDNQGCTQNEIQLRITEIASYLGIIDLLDVEAKHLSGGQKQLVNLASALILKPKVLLLDEPTSQLDPIASEKLMQMIHKINEELNVTILLVEHELEYAIKFANRILVMDDGQLIENQPVRDGLKAIYQLPRFKNYLTQVDRLALELNLSDELPLSNKRVGQLVQKNLQQLVLSPQIKPNTKTKDVLNVKKVSFHFDFNGREVVDNVSFELQQGRSYCVIGPNGMGKTTLMKVMTKQLSSQSGQIRFLGKKLQADFYQKAFVLPQNPATLFMKDTVAEEINYQLQESRSKQSLNSILEKFSLQGLEEMSPYDLSGGQQEFLALALGFIKNPLILFLDEPTKGLDPNKRIELGKMLQAFQKQGGTIFTNSHDLLFAARYFDRVAMMFDGKISQFAEPTEFFKDKFFYTTEINKAVRDTFPTALTWEDIKRRES
- a CDS encoding MATE family efflux transporter, giving the protein MIDLTNGRPMKVIFLYTIPLLLGNFFQQFYSFIDTLIVGKTISVNALASVGATGGLTGLVIGFAQGMTSGLTILTARKYGAHDEAGVRKSFASGIMISLFIIVFFTVIALLVAYPLLIAMQTPKVLLHDSFIFLEIIFAGIFSFVGFDFLGNTMRALGDSRVPLFFLIVSTLLNILLELVFILYLHMGVAGAGLATVVAQTITFIVLYFYIRRHIPYLILSHKDFKIDMGEIKELLSISLPMRFQSSIIAIGSIILQFMLNTLGANAVAAYTVAGRVEQIATLPAFSFGLALVNYTAQNMGARKFDRILKGVKDGILVSVISSLVIGFLLILFGRSISHLFMNGSETNVLNLIQIYYYFNGSTYFILSILFIVRYTLQGLGNQKAPTIAGVAELLMRVFAGIVLIRFFGFYGAALANPLAWSGSVLVLVSTWNFEIKKLRNMKNMLTE
- a CDS encoding Cof-type HAD-IIB family hydrolase — its product is MSIKLIALDIDDTLLDSQNKILPSTKKALDKALDKGIKVVLCSGRPLAGVSPYLEELNISGKEQYVITYNGGLVETASGDILSRKIIDNQGFKKIVGFATEKKMPYYFLDDQSNVYTADKNINRFTIVQAWENKAGIFVRTPQDFPDDFEITKVAVVGEKDQLDQYEQPVKDQFGNDYYVVRAGDNFIEIMNPTANKGTGLETLVKILGFKKDEIMAFGDEQNDLPMFDYVGHAIAMGNGSDVAKERADYVTDSNDNDGIAKALDKLVFND
- a CDS encoding energy-coupling factor transporter transmembrane component T, with the protein product MTIINQLVFNFQKRTNSLTAFIYLVNVVLIALLFNKPLISLSTLFALLIMSFLVKRENILKYLRFSIVIFIVTFLFNLVLNQRGTHLLWELSFLRITQESLLNGVTFGLSFVNLLWAFYLYDALVRVKTVFELLSSVFQSIAIIFILTIQFIPRIVQLYTETKILRLFRVSQKQSGVKYTINLTENVLNKAIANFMNVSDTLILRGFHNRKKKLGKVEFQKLDGIILGILFIAIIFNLVLTTIQFPQKEIILMVTNFCLIILPILVGGMDYLWWKFYGSKTTASNIITAKNYR
- a CDS encoding sugar O-acetyltransferase, encoding MRSEKEKMLAGDLYVANDPELRSDFKKAKKLLREYNQTTEDQGTRRQEILKDLFKKTGNKLPSITPPFYTDYGCNTVIGDDFYANYECIILDIANVKIGDNVMFGPRVGLYTAGHPIDKVIRNEHFEYGKPIEIGDNVWIGGNVVVNPNVKIGNNVIIGSGSIVTKDIPDDVVAVGNPCRVLRKIDDNDKKYWESEKARYFEN